Proteins encoded in a region of the Apostichopus japonicus isolate 1M-3 chromosome 19, ASM3797524v1, whole genome shotgun sequence genome:
- the LOC139960580 gene encoding F-box and WD repeat domain containing protein 10B-like, whose amino-acid sequence MMKHPQQNTENFEFNLGQATELRCLETSGTTTCSRCQNCKVRQIILETRQWFPRAGEKTKRKLIHGLIRKAYSRHLLQYITGILKPVRRKDYGYTRSRPNPSLVGDRVDAGVDRALSASETHVRSTGLYAWFQDAPYWSKVNFLLALLQMCDGQLLHSTEALCRTMMTAQERGFSARSYDGDEYELESLADTVYSYNSTDHPENEWLRRASGEYSVPMNPFENEDDLDSSHIVVDAATDEDSDVDSEDSSLDPLVCVTPVSRRSLGGVMKYRDFIRDLPVHISKYILSFMEYSDLVNCLKVSQHWQAIATEVEEDMRLRQIMWEEVMLMQGSSAKGGNPVYADYIPVSIPQVVPGSFEIFISEEEPVDVNFKSEVDLEGSYSGLTTSPVNMETRNIYCGPYNVMVLSDQDDFNRVVHYNFGDLVTVGSFDRHVRFIDINRGQEVRPLITGHAGSIKSLFINENDGFVLSGSFDTSIRCWSISTGKPLKIFNGHQGTVRCLAMSGDKLVSGSKDKAVKVWNFSTGKCIRTFKHARQINSVAIHEDTVVSGCEGGRVKVWSVEKACLIKMLYKSPRQKNQYGISDPHTHAGPITCVKVDSFHIASGSADGYALIWSALGDVTKCIKALRHPKEVLCLEMNYLRLVTGCEDGKLRIWNMLTGDCLRVMRGNSRSDPILTIHPCGNRLALNTINNLLILNFEEIDWDYGSDEKIELLRYKNNFQEASLRRQPYALVRANRSERAASANPKLVSHRTVSLTNASSTMEVSQLSHSSRSLSPKKLEHAEQVQRCVQNIKLTDSLKGSVYSNMTDLRSKSTSHLNGAPKTHMPFTRLRTGGSRVPQKSHSCCSFRPTSSVSSRYSSKSRINSAKQLSVRSDDLTRGLDFKRSDQFWEVGGASSQRALSESGFSSLSRPTTAKSSTNVSTKRSGLRMPIRGKSAPVSGRQQTLSDKTSLSEIKSLKNSQIRIDKKPIQRDKLLLEVGVIESGKQYDNPVVYNTAANTVAIETGRITSQESDYSSISDEESEGEEEEVVVDRDYIVAETIITPIETFPLHVQPHQSIHPKRIASTIPKGGQSRPKTAHSRVSSRSHVKVQSPRRCKSAISSRTQPLNHLNVSSPLRKERSHGWTTSCTETMSTPPMLMHGKGRVEPNFESKKADGKIISKQTVTPTTPEVKNPFESHGEFHLRSRRQLEAYLQSVGEIQTSHEARTEKASERIRQVVWKAKATGKTHQDFSAAPKRIAPEIRE is encoded by the exons ATGATGAAGCATCCCCAACAGAACACTGAGAATTTTGAATTCAACCTTGGTCAAGCCACAGAATTGCGGTGCTTGGAAACATCGGGTACCACAACATGCAGCCGGTGCCAGAATTGCAAAGTTCGTCAAATAATCCTTGAAACCAGACAGTGGTTTCCCAGAGCGGGTGAGAAGACCAAGAGGAAGCTCATTCACGGATTGATAAGAAAAGCTTACAGTCGACACCTCTTGCAATACATCACAGGTATTCTAAAACCCGTTAGGAGGAAGGATTATGGGTATACCAGATCGAGACCCAACCCTAGTCTGGTTGGTGACAGGGTAGATGCAGGGGTCGACAGGGCCTTATCGGCATCGGAGACCCACGTCAGGTCGACAGGGTTGTACGCCTGGTTCCAAGATGCACCGTATTGGAGTAAAGTTAACTTTCTCTTGGCGTTACTGCAAATGTGTGACGGCCAACTTCTCCACAGCACCGAAGCCCTGTGCCGGACAATGATGACCGCTCAAGAGAGAGGCTTTTCGGCGAGGTCATACGATGGTGATG AGTATGAATTAGAATCTTTAGCCGACACGGTGTATTCCTACAACTCTACCGACCATCCAGAGAATGAATGGCTACGGCGTGCTTCGGGGGAGTATTCCGTCCCGATGAATCCATTCGAGAATGAAGATGATCTCGATTCCTCCCACATCGTGGTCGACGCAGCGACAGACGAAGACAGCGATGTCGATTCTGAAGACTCCTCCCTCGATCCCCTTGTCTGCGTCACTCCCGTCTCTCGTCGATCATTAGGAGGAGTCATGAAGTACAGGGACTTCATCAGAGACTTACCAGTTCATATATCAAAGTACATTCTTAGTTTCATGGAATATTCAGATTTG GTTAATTGTTTGAAAGTCAGTCAACACTGGCAGGCCATTGCTACAGAAGTGGAGGAAGATATGAGATTAAGACAGATCATGTGGGAAGAGGTCATGTTGATGCAG GGTTCATCTGCAAAGGGAGGTAACCCAGTGTATGCAGATTACATCCCAGTGTCCATACCTCAGGTGGTTCCGGGGTCATTCGAAATTTTCATCTCGGAGGAGGAACCTGTGGACGTCAACTTCAAGAGTGAAGTTGACCTGGAGGGCTCATACAGTGGTTTGACCACCTCCCCTGTGAACATGGAAACGAGAAATATCTACTGTGGACCTTACAATGTCATGGTTCTTTCAGACCA AGATGATTTTAACCGTGTCGTTCATTACAACTTTGGCGATCTCGTGACAGTGGGCTCCTTCGATAGACATGTCCGTTTCATAGATATCAACAGAGGGCAGGAGGTCCGTCCTCTCATCACGGGCCATGCTGGATCCATTAAGAGCTTATTCATTAATGAGAATGATGGCTTTGTTTTGAGTGGGAGTTTTGATACCAGTATCAG ATGTTGGAGTATTTCTACAGGTAAACCTCTTAAAATCTTTAATGGCCACCAAGGAACTGTGAGATGTCTGGCTATGTCTGGAGATAAATTAGTTTCAGGCAGTAAAGATAAGGCTGTCAAAG TCTGGAATTTTTCTACGGGAAAGTGTATCCGGACATTCAAGCATGCCAGACAGATCAATAGTGTGGCCATCCACGAAGACACTGTGGTCAGCGGATGTGAGGGTGGAAGGGTCAAAGTATGGAGCGTCGAGAAAGCCTGCCTGATCAAG ATGTTATACAAGTCACCAAGACAGAAGAACCAATATGGCATAAGTGATCCTCACACCCATGCTGGTCCCATCACCTGTGTTAAGGTGGACAGCTTTCACATCGCCTCAGGGAGTGCTGATGGCTATGCCCTGATCTGGAGCGCACTAGGAGATGTCACTAAATGCATTAAGGCCCTTAGACATCCAAA AGAAGTGCTTTGTCTGGAGATGAATTACCTGAGGCTGGTGACCGGCTGTGAAGATGGAAAACTCAGGATTTGGAACATGCTGACCGGGGACTGTCTGAGGGTCATGAGAGGCAACAGTAGGTCAGATCCAATCCTCACGATACATCCCTGCGGTAACAG ATTAGCGTTGAACACCATCAACAATCTTCTCATTCTCAACTTTGAGGAGATCGATTGGGACTACGGCTCCGACGAGAAGATCGAGCTGCTCCGTTACAAAAACAATTTCCAGGAGGCTTCCCTCAGACGTCAACCCTACGCCTTGGTGAGAGCAAACCGAAGTGAACGTGCCGCCTCGGCCAATCCAAAGCTAGTATCTCACAGAACTGTCTCGTTGACCAATGCAAGCAGTACGATGGAAGTCAGCCAGCTCTCCCACAGCAGTCGCTCCTTGAGCCCCAAGAAGTTGGAGCACGCCGAACAGGTGCAACGGTGTGTTCAAAATATTAAACTGACCGACAGTCTGAAAGGGAGCGTTTACAGCAACATGACCGACCTTCGTTCAAAATCCACGTCCCATTTGAACGGAGCCCCCAAGACCCACATGCCGTTTACAAGGCTAAGAACCGGTGGCTCCCGAGTCCCTCAAAAATCCCATTCTTGCTGCAGTTTTAGACCGACGTCTAGCGTCTCTTCCAGATATAGCAGCAAGTCGAGAATAAATTCAGCCAAACAACTTTCAGTCCGATCGGACGATCTCACCCGTGGACTTGATTTTAAGAGAAGCGACCAATTCTGGGAGGTTGGGGGAGCGTCCAGTCAAAGAGCACTATCTGAGAGTGGATTTAGTTCGTTGTCAAGGCCAACCACAGCGAAATCTTCCACCAACGTCAGTACGAAGCGGTCTGgactacggatgcccataagagGCAAAAGTGCTCCAGTCAGTGGTAGGCAGCAAACTCTATCGGATAAGACAAGTCTCTCTGAAATCAAATCTCTTAAGAATTCCCAAATAAGGATCGACAAGAAACCGATCCAACGTGACAAACTGTTGTTGGAAGTTGGTGTGATTGAATCTGGAAAGCAGTACGATAATCCCGTTGTGTACAACACGGCAGCAAATACTGTTGCAATAGAAACAGGGAGAATAACTTCGCAGGAATCTGATTATTCAAGTATTAGTGACGAAGAATCGGagggtgaggaggaggaggtagTTGTCGACAGAGATTACATCGTGGCCGAAACGATTATCACGCCAATTGAAACATTTCCACTACATGTTCAGCCTCATCAGAGCATCCATCCAAAACGTATCGCTTCTACAATCCCCAAAGGTGGACAGAGTCGGCCAAAAACTGCTCATTCAAGAGTGTCCTCAAGGTCACACGTCAAAGTTCAAAGTCCAAGAAGGTGTAAAAGTGCAATTTCCAGCCGAACACAACCTTTGAATCATTTAAATGTTTCTTCACCTCTAAGGAAAGAGAGATCTCACGGTTGGACCACCTCCTGTACCGAGACGATGTCAACTCCGCCGATGCTCATGCACGGCAAGGGACGAGTGGAACCaaattttgaaagcaaaaaagCAGACggtaaaataatttcaaagcaGACAGTCACCCCTACTACACCAGAGGTGAAAAATCCATTCGAAAGTCATGGGGAATTTCATCTCCGTTCTCGACGACAGCTGGAGGCTTACTTGCAATCTGTTGGTGAAATACAGACGTCACACGAAGCAAGAACAGAAAAGGCATCAGAAAGAATTCGACAAGTAGTATGGAAAGCAAAAGCAACGGGTAAGACGCATCAAGATTTCAGCGCTGCTCCGAAGAGGATCGCCCCAGAAATAAGGGAATAA
- the LOC139960582 gene encoding transmembrane protein 130-like translates to MRVIILIPVFFGSFLSSTSDDVSQLQPIGASSHSALPFNVTVTCDGPTTLGGTTSCLASLYSWKLNNSRPSSREYTYLYWDSSQKYLVPRLKIEEGGQNSTHEETYLMKNDIGAHTMIVEVKYFATLVARGQTSYNVTEDINIQVLMSQNETVCHQDCYAATNKTLRLIASIHDPSDFFQGSIFLLDWDFGDGNQSLKTTSISVSHIYSTIGTFSVSVSLTAIMKSGRTRSGMSTLTVTTLDAIQNLTADGVDGVIVGEERQINISCYGSPPIAFCWSIYEDNTTSGLPVAESCLQSYWVDQCRLQIDHQFNSSCGYVLSVRASNDVSFEALAVRVDPKAPPDVSKPSVAGVVVGVLFGLTLTCICMAVVIQQIRNSRKRNVEVANFNFNSFPMHDPIREHARRLNDAANVQNERTPLLGNKPSLEVRWVKGQETVTI, encoded by the exons ATGAGGGTCATCATTTTGATTCCTGTATTTTTTGGAAGTTTCCTGTCGTCCACCTCAGACGATGTATCGCAGCTGCAACCTATTGGTGCCTCGTCACATTCAG CTCTCCCCTTCAATGTCACAGTAACTTGTGATGGCCCCACTACTCTGGGAGGGACAACATCATGCCTAGCGTCTTTGTACTCCTGGAAGCTTAATAACAGCAGGCCAAGCAGCAGAGAGTATACTTATTTGTACTGGGATTCATCCCAAAAGTATCTTGTTCCACGTTTGAAGATAGAAGAAGGTGGACAAAATAGTACCCATGAAGAGACGTATTTGATGAAAAATGATATTGGAGCACATACCATGATCGTGGAAGTAAAATACTTTGCTACTTTAGTTGCCAGAGGGCAGACTTCATACAATGTGACAG AGGACATAAATATTCAAGTCTTAATGAGCCAGAACGAAACAGTCTGCCATCAGGACTGCTATGCTGCCACCAACAAGACCCTACGACTCATCGCCAGCATTCACGATCCTAGCGACTTCTTCCAGGGTAGCATCTTTTTGCTTGATTGGGATTTTGGAGACGGAAACCAATCTCTGAAGACTACATCA ATTTCTGTGTCCCACATTTACAGTACCATTGGCACATTCAGTGTATCCGTGAGTCTTACGGCAATCATGAAGTCGGGAAGGACGAGAAGTGGAATGTCAACTCTCACTGTTACTACGCTGG ATGCCATCCAGAATCTGACGGCTGATGGAGTCGATGGTGTCATCGTTGGGGAGGAGCGGCAGATAAATATATCCTGTTATGGAAG TCCGCCGATTGCCTTCTGTTGGTCTATCTATGAAGACAATACCACTTCCGGTCTTCCTGTGGCCGAATCTTGTCTGCAGAGTTACTGGGTGGATCAGTGCAGATTACAGATCGACCATCAGTTTAACAGTTCTTGCGGGTACGTTCTGAGCGTGAGGGCTTCCAACGATGTCAGCTTCGAGGCCCTCGCTGTCAGGGTTGATCCCAAGGCTCCTCCAG ATGTTTCGAAACCCAGTGTAGCGGGCGTCGTGGTCGGTGTTTTATTCGGATTAACATTGACGTGCATATGCATGGCGGTCGTCATTCAACAAATACGGAACTCTCGCAAGAGGAATGTGGAGGTGGCCAACTTTAACTTCAATTCCTTCCCTATGCACGACCCCATTCGCGAACATGCCAGACGATTGAACGATGCAGCGAACGTGCAGAATGAAAGGACCCCTCTCCTGGGGAATAAACCATCGTTGGAAGTGAGGTGGGTCAAAGGCCAAGAAACAGTCACGATATga